Proteins encoded together in one Terriglobus saanensis SP1PR4 window:
- a CDS encoding phospholipid carrier-dependent glycosyltransferase, with protein MVLIALWFVLYATFALVTPPLLDDADSVHAEVAREMVQRHDPVTLYANGIRYLEKAPLLYWSMAASFRLFGVHAAAARLPLALYVLALLLTVEGLGRRIFRSARVGFYAALILLSSFGLFIFTRILIPDAIVCLWLTLALAAFWHTEEQPRPTLAPCLLFGIACALNILTKGLIGLVFPLGIVLLYLLVTRGVKGTANRLLQLHLVPTLLVFLAVAAPWHILAGLHNPTEGHPLGLNHLGGHWNVPLPTLGNVHGWTWFYFMNEHVLRYLNLRVPRDYDTVPLVLFWGLILIWLMPWSAFLFKAIASVPWRNALRRKGMNEEGRARLLLGVWALLPLVFFSFSTRQEYYVLPALPAFALLIAKWLHDEARQAEEFQLPGGLVTAGQHISVVLLVCGSTAAIACTFFVLHAKPPSPGLDLAALLQQNPGDYALSFGHFLDLNAQAMGAFRVPLVLTAVALFFGSYACWWARRRYKPHVANLALAGMAYLFLIAAHMGLQIFSPVLTSQTHALAIAREIRRGDLIVLNDEYEAASTLGFYLQRPGPNGGEPIHILHGHSANLWYGSFFSDAPKIFEDDASFLQKWTGPQRIFLWTEAGKAPSLPAQAFVISDGGGKQILSNKMNKK; from the coding sequence TTGGTCCTCATTGCGCTGTGGTTCGTTCTTTATGCCACGTTTGCACTTGTCACGCCACCTCTGCTGGACGACGCTGACTCCGTCCACGCCGAGGTCGCACGCGAGATGGTGCAGAGGCACGATCCAGTTACCCTTTATGCCAATGGCATCCGCTACCTGGAAAAGGCGCCGCTCCTCTACTGGAGTATGGCGGCAAGCTTCCGCCTCTTCGGCGTCCACGCGGCCGCGGCGCGCCTGCCGCTCGCGCTTTACGTCCTCGCTCTGCTGCTGACGGTCGAAGGCCTCGGCCGCCGCATCTTCCGGAGTGCACGCGTCGGTTTTTACGCCGCGCTGATCCTGCTCTCCAGCTTCGGCCTGTTTATCTTTACGCGAATCCTCATTCCGGACGCTATCGTCTGCCTCTGGCTCACGCTTGCGCTGGCTGCCTTCTGGCACACCGAAGAGCAGCCCAGGCCGACGCTCGCGCCATGTCTTCTTTTCGGTATCGCCTGCGCCCTCAACATTCTGACCAAAGGCCTCATCGGCCTCGTCTTCCCCCTGGGTATCGTGCTGTTGTATCTCCTTGTAACGCGCGGCGTGAAGGGAACTGCAAACCGCCTGCTGCAGCTTCATCTTGTGCCGACGCTGCTGGTCTTCCTCGCCGTCGCAGCCCCGTGGCACATCCTCGCGGGGCTGCATAACCCGACTGAGGGGCATCCTCTCGGGCTCAATCATCTCGGGGGACACTGGAACGTCCCCCTTCCTACCCTCGGCAACGTGCACGGCTGGACCTGGTTCTACTTCATGAACGAGCACGTCCTCCGCTACCTCAACCTCCGCGTTCCACGCGACTACGACACCGTGCCGCTCGTTCTCTTCTGGGGACTCATCCTCATCTGGCTGATGCCCTGGAGCGCATTTCTCTTCAAAGCCATCGCCTCTGTTCCCTGGCGCAATGCTCTGCGGAGAAAGGGCATGAACGAAGAAGGGCGCGCGCGTCTTCTGCTTGGCGTCTGGGCGCTCCTTCCGCTCGTCTTCTTCTCGTTTTCCACGCGGCAGGAGTACTACGTCCTTCCTGCCCTGCCCGCCTTCGCACTTCTGATCGCCAAGTGGCTTCACGACGAGGCCCGTCAAGCGGAGGAGTTCCAGCTACCCGGAGGCCTGGTAACGGCGGGGCAACACATCTCGGTTGTCCTGCTGGTGTGTGGGTCGACTGCGGCCATTGCCTGCACGTTTTTTGTGCTCCACGCCAAACCACCTTCGCCCGGTCTCGATCTGGCTGCTCTGCTTCAACAGAATCCAGGCGACTACGCCCTCTCCTTCGGCCATTTCCTCGATCTCAACGCGCAGGCCATGGGGGCATTTCGCGTTCCACTCGTGCTGACCGCCGTTGCGCTCTTCTTCGGAAGCTATGCCTGCTGGTGGGCACGACGCAGGTATAAGCCGCACGTCGCGAACCTCGCGCTCGCTGGAATGGCTTATCTCTTCCTGATCGCCGCGCACATGGGTCTGCAGATCTTTTCGCCCGTGCTGACCTCGCAGACACACGCTCTCGCTATCGCACGCGAGATCCGTCGCGGCGATCTGATCGTCCTCAATGACGAGTATGAAGCTGCTTCTACGCTCGGTTTTTACCTGCAGCGTCCGGGGCCTAACGGCGGCGAGCCAATCCACATCCTGCACGGGCACTCCGCCAATCTCTGGTACGGCAGCTTCTTCAGTGACGCTCCAAAGATCTTCGAAGACGACGCGAGCTTCCTTCAGAAATGGACAGGGCCGCAGCGCATCTTTCTCTGGACCGAAGCTGGTAAAGCCCCGTCGCTTCCGGCGCAAGCCTTCGTGATTTCCGATGGTGGGGGAAAGCAAATCCTAAGTAACAAGATGAACAAAAAATAA
- a CDS encoding PEP-CTERM sorting domain-containing protein: MRFRALLYLAATLFFYPLSARADLIGDNIHVYENNPMQATTKDLGSIFAPGSGSNALLGFVTYEVTGDQISLLFNVPKSFYLESRSFTFVDTSKDPWMDLVSMDAQSTPLFGQDGSVNQPRPPIITFDTSSVTFTFGDVVIPPGSKEIFDLDFRDPVSATPEPASLLLVGSAVLGVLGMGRRRFFAR; the protein is encoded by the coding sequence ATGCGCTTCAGGGCCCTTTTATATCTTGCTGCCACCCTCTTTTTTTATCCTCTCTCTGCCAGAGCGGATCTCATCGGAGACAACATTCATGTGTACGAAAACAATCCGATGCAGGCAACGACCAAAGATCTGGGATCCATCTTCGCGCCGGGCAGCGGAAGCAATGCCCTTTTGGGTTTCGTGACCTATGAGGTAACGGGCGATCAGATCTCTCTGCTCTTCAACGTGCCCAAATCGTTTTATCTTGAAAGCCGGTCTTTTACCTTCGTCGATACAAGCAAAGATCCCTGGATGGACCTTGTTTCCATGGATGCGCAATCGACTCCTCTCTTCGGTCAGGATGGCTCCGTAAACCAGCCAAGGCCTCCGATCATCACCTTCGACACTTCCAGCGTGACGTTTACGTTTGGAGATGTGGTGATCCCTCCTGGCAGTAAAGAGATCTTCGATCTTGACTTCCGCGATCCGGTCTCTGCTACACCTGAACCTGCCTCTCTCCTGCTGGTTGGCTCCGCCGTTCTTGGAGTGCTGGGTATGGGTAGGCGAAGATTTTTCGCGCGATAA